A section of the Anabaena cylindrica PCC 7122 genome encodes:
- a CDS encoding MATE family efflux transporter — protein MCLNKPRVVDLMRSPSKILSEVFATLQLAVPLGGIQLAETAVGFVNTVMMGFLGIQSLAAGALGVITFYTITFMCMGVLEGASPLAAEAFGAGNTKRIRQLLAQGLWLVLALSLPMMLLTWHLDYILMLSGQQENTVALASHYLRAIVWGFPAVLGFFIFKEVATALNRPQLISAIALTSIPLNITINYLLLFGKLGLPSLGLAGIGWASTFVLWVNCLAAAAILGFHPWFREYKLFASLKFDRELFAKLWENGWPIGLQFAASMLLFTLIALFSGYMGTTLLAANEIVVQTIEVSLIVPIATSYAAMTRVGQMLGQNDFIGAKRSGFAAITIGIAAMSMITIALWLFPEQIAGIYLDASHPDNTIAIKSAIPLLRIAALFLIAYGLNLIAMGLLQGIQDIRFPLLINILFQWCVGITSGYLLCFYLNWGGIGLWSGLTIGTTLATVFLIYRFYLLTSEIIQSKENEEGCKSADDDQTPVLQSVS, from the coding sequence ATGTGTCTAAATAAACCAAGAGTAGTTGATTTAATGCGATCGCCATCAAAAATTCTATCAGAAGTTTTTGCCACCTTACAATTAGCAGTTCCTTTGGGAGGCATTCAGCTTGCAGAGACGGCTGTTGGTTTTGTAAATACCGTCATGATGGGGTTTTTGGGCATTCAATCCCTGGCCGCTGGTGCTTTAGGTGTAATTACCTTTTATACCATAACTTTCATGTGTATGGGGGTTTTAGAAGGAGCCAGTCCCCTAGCAGCCGAAGCCTTTGGTGCCGGCAACACAAAGCGCATTCGCCAACTTTTAGCTCAAGGACTTTGGCTGGTACTTGCCCTCTCTTTACCAATGATGTTGCTAACGTGGCATCTGGACTATATTTTAATGCTATCGGGTCAACAAGAAAATACAGTAGCCCTAGCCAGTCATTATTTAAGAGCCATTGTTTGGGGTTTTCCAGCAGTGTTGGGGTTCTTCATCTTCAAGGAAGTAGCCACTGCCCTCAATCGCCCCCAACTAATTAGTGCGATCGCTCTGACTAGCATTCCCCTAAATATTACCATCAACTACCTTCTACTTTTTGGTAAGCTAGGTTTGCCATCTCTAGGATTAGCGGGAATTGGTTGGGCCAGTACATTTGTCTTGTGGGTAAATTGCCTAGCAGCAGCAGCCATACTTGGTTTCCATCCTTGGTTTAGAGAATACAAACTGTTTGCCTCCCTAAAGTTTGATAGAGAACTGTTTGCTAAACTTTGGGAAAACGGCTGGCCTATTGGTTTGCAATTCGCAGCCTCCATGTTGTTATTTACCCTGATTGCCTTGTTCAGTGGCTATATGGGAACAACACTACTGGCCGCAAATGAAATTGTCGTGCAAACTATAGAAGTCTCTCTAATTGTCCCAATAGCGACTTCTTACGCTGCCATGACGCGAGTTGGACAGATGCTTGGTCAAAATGACTTTATTGGTGCAAAAAGGTCAGGATTTGCAGCTATTACTATCGGTATTGCCGCAATGAGCATGATCACCATTGCTTTATGGCTATTTCCAGAGCAAATTGCCGGCATATATTTAGATGCAAGTCATCCAGATAACACAATAGCAATTAAATCTGCAATCCCCCTACTGAGAATTGCCGCACTTTTTTTAATAGCTTATGGACTTAATCTCATTGCTATGGGATTGTTGCAGGGAATTCAAGATATCCGCTTCCCTTTATTAATTAACATACTATTTCAGTGGTGTGTTGGCATAACAAGCGGCTACCTACTGTGCTTCTATCTCAATTGGGGAGGTATCGGCTTATGGTCAGGATTAACAATAGGAACTACACTAGCCACAGTGTTTTTAATCTATCGTTTTTACCTTTTAACTTCTGAGATTATCCAATCTAAAGAAAATGAGGAAGGGTGTAAATCCGCAGATGATGATCAAACTCCTGTATTGCAATCAGTTTCTTAA